One Spinacia oleracea cultivar Varoflay chromosome 4, BTI_SOV_V1, whole genome shotgun sequence DNA segment encodes these proteins:
- the LOC130471306 gene encoding uncharacterized protein translates to MEEEPPPPQSSIPKDVEMQDDNHEGINTQRAKSPSQSTMHNSGLSTEGPIVQLSNKGKELGANQVPGLPKKTWFPPKDGVMKLNVDGAWKSNVVAGGGGVFRRSTGSWFVGFSSKFTVSSPLAAELYALREGLIIARDFKFEKLEIETDALNLKVLLGKIKEQDHHELGPVLREVANLLNQSWVGNLTHIPKFCNKVAHSLAAHSLIMAVGSKLHYIIPSCARSDYEADFENVNPDYVETVRRKARDETSAIVGANPSIDNAVHLNQGETSGGAAQLVFGSIVTDIKEARDRLKKVDNKNQDTGKETAFIPFVVGGSTMDTAIEIVEVEEGEITNN, encoded by the exons ATGGAGGAGGAACCGCCTCCTCCTCAGTCATCTATTCCTAAAGATGTAGAGATGCAAGATGATAATCATGAAGGAATTAATACTCAGCGAGCTAAATCTCCATCACAATCGACCATGCACAATAGTGGATTGTCAACCGAAGGTCCGATTGTTCAACTATCAAACAAG GGTAAGGAGTTAGGTGCAAATCAGGTTCCAGGAttgcctaagaaaacttggTTTCCTCCAAAAGATGGAGTGATGAAGTTAAATGTGGATGGTGCTTGGAAGTCAAATGTAGTGGCAGGAGGTGGAGGTGTGTTCAGAAGGTCAACAGGTTCCTGGTTTGTTGGTTTCTCCAGTAAATTCACTGTTAGCTCCCCTCTTGCTGCAGAGCTTTATGCCTTAAGGGAGGGACTAATTATTGCAAGAGATTTCAAGTTTGAGAAGTTGGAGATAGAAACTGATGCTTTAAACCTCAAAGTGCTTTTGGGAAAAATCAAGGAACAAGATCATCATGAGTTGGGTCCTGTTTTGAGGGAGGTTGCCAACCTTCTTAATCAGTCTTGGGTAGGAAACCTCACTCACATTCCTAAATTCTGCAACAAAGTGGCTCATTCTTTAGCTGCTCATTCACTCATCATGGCAGTAGGAAGCAAGCTGCATTACATTATTCCTTCCTGTGCAAGAAGTGATTATGAAGCTGATTTTGAAAACGTTAATCCAGATTATGTTGAAACAGTTAGAAGAAAGGCAAGGGATGAAACAAGTGCAATTGTGGGTGCTAATCCTTCTATTGATAATGCAGTTCATTTGAATCAGGGGGAAACTTCAGGGGGAGCTGCGCAGCTGGTGTTTGGGTCCATTGTTACTGACATCAAGGAAGCCAGAGACAGGTTGAAAAAGGTTGATAACAAAAATCAAGATACCGGAAAAGAGACAGCTTTCATTCCTTTTGTTGTTGGTGGTTCAACAATGGATACAGCTATTGAAATTGTTGAAGTAGAGGAAGGGGAGATTACCAACAACTGA